TGGATTTGTTGATCGCCGTAGAGGATAATCTGCTGCTGCTGGGGGGTTAAACTCGACCATTTGGCACTTAACTTAAAATTATATTCCTTAGCGACATATTGCAACAAAGAGAGATAATAAGGGTTTTCTTTTTCAACCCAGGGAGCGATGGCAACGGTGACGGGCGCTTGAGGATTGGGTATGATCAAATGGGGTGAAAACTGCTTAAAACTACCCAAACCGTGACAACTTAGACAAGCGCCGTAGGGAGAATTAAAAGAAAATAAACGGGGTGACAACTCCTCCATCACCGCGCCATGAATTGGACAAGCAAAATTTTCCGAAAACACAACTTCAGCGCCCTTCCTTTGCGCCTCCGCGCCTTTGCGTGAAACATCATCCAAAGCGCCCTCCGCCTCACTTTGATGATCCAAAACCTCAACTATTGCAATCCCCTCAGCTATTTTTAAGCAAGTAGAGAGAGAATCTGCCAACCTTTCTTGAATAGTGAATTTCACCATCAAACGATCAACTAAAACGCTAATATCATGTTTCTGTTGCGCTTTCAACTGGATATTATCCGCCAATTCCCGAATTTCCCCATTAATTTTCACCCTCACAAAACCCTGAGAGCGTAAACTAGATAATAATTGCTGATGATTACCCTTTTTGCCACGGATGACGGGCGCTAGAAGATGTATTTTCGTTTTTTCTGGTAAAGCTAAAATGCGATCACACATTTCATCAATAGTTTGCGGTGCGATGGAATGATCACAAATGGGACAATGGGGAATACCTGCCCTACCATATAGTAACCTGAGATAATCGTAAATTTCCGTTACAGTGCCGACAGTTGAGCGTGGATTGTGGGAAGTGGACTTTTGATCGATAGAAATAGCTGGAGATAAACCCTCTATACTATCCACGTCTGGTTTATCCAACTGTCCTAAAAATTGCCTAGCATAGGCGCTTAATGATTCTACATAACGGCGTTGCCCTTCTGCGAAAATAGTATCAAAAGCAAGGGATGATTTACCGCTACCTGATACCCCCGTAAAGACGATTAATTGATTGCGCGGTAATTCTAAATCGATATTTTTAAGGTTGTGTTGACGGGCGCCTTTAATGATAATTTTGTCGGACATGGAGATAATTATTGTTATGTGAATCTATCGGCATAAAATATATTACTATCTGAAGTTACCTACAATAAACTTTAAAATACTAAATTTTCGTTCGCACTTGACTTCTGAAACTATTAATATCTCGTTTGATTGCGTGGCATCAGTTACTATAATTATCTCATAAAAAATATTTTAGAAAATAATGTTTCATAATCGTCCTAATTTTACTTATTTTTCCCAGTCTTTAGATATTAAAAATAAGTTTGCTTTAATTCTTACCGCTACCATATCTGTTGATAATATACCTAAAGCTTATCCTTCTGATAAAAATGTGCGAGAACAACAATATATGCGAACACTTAGATATTATCTTTGTAATTATCCTGATTTAAGGAAAATTATTTTTATTGAAAATTCAGCAAGTTCTTTAGATAATCTTCAACAGCTTGTATTAATGAATAATCTTTACCAAAAAGAGATAGAATTTATTTCTTTAGACACTAATCTTTATCACAGTCAAAAAGGCAAAGGATTTGGAGAATGCTTATTACTTCAAGAAGGTTTAAGTAAATCTCAATTAATCAAAAATGTGACTCATTTTGGCAAAGTTACAGGTAGAATTATACTGAGGAATATTATGGATATTATGAAAACTATTCCTGCTAATTTTGATTGTATTTGTGATTATAAAGATCAAGGCTATAAAGTTAAGAATATTTTGTTTAATCAAAATAAATCTCCATTTTGTGATACACGTTTCATCGCTTTTAGTAAAAATTTTTATCAGCAAAATCTAGTAAATTTGCACATTAATTTTTTAGCAAATCAACCAAATAGTTATTTTTGTATAGAGAGTGAATATTTTAAAAAAATTAAATCTTTAGAAAATCAAAGTAATATTATCAAACGTTTTAAAATAGAGCCTAAATTTCAAGGAATATCTGGTCATACCGGAAGTAAGAAATATGGTGGTAAAAATTATAACTCACCCTATGAAAAAATAAAGTTTCATATAAGAAATTTTCTAAGAAAAATATTACCCGTATTACATTTATGAATTAAATAGATAAATCCAGCGCCCGTCAAACTAACTATTAGCCCTCGATTCATCTTAATTTTAGTTGATAGATAACGGTGAAGGGCGCTGTGAGAATTAGATTTAGAGCTAATAACATTAGAATGTCATCATTTACCAACATAATTTAGATATTGTCTTACAAAACACATTATTCTTGCTAAAATTACGGTGTTAATTATTAGCTCAGTTAATCATAGCAATTATTGTGAAGATTAGGCACAAGACGATACCCCTAAATCCCCCTTTACAAGGAGGACTTGAGAATAATCAACTTACCTCATTATCATGAAAAACGCTATATTATCAAACAAGCCCTACGAATTAGTGTTATTTAAAAATATCTATGACAGCTTCAGTCTGTTAGAGAGTTAACAAGATGAATTTTAGCCATATTGAATTTTCCACAGAAAAAGAAAGAATCGATTTATTGCAATTACTTGCTTTATATCATAAAACCGCTTTTTGGGCAGAAAATCGTTGTTTAGAAGATTTACGCATTGCCATTACCCACAGTAATCCCATTGTCTCGGTGTGGGATAACCAAAAGCTAATCGGTAGCGCCCGTGCCACTTCCGATGGGATTTATCGTGCTACCATTTGGGATGTTGTTATCGATCCAGAATATCAAGGCTTTGGCTTGGGGCGCAAATTAGTAGAAACTATTATTAGTCATCCTTTAGTTAACCGTGTGGAAAGAGTCTATTTAACTACTACCCATCAACAAAATTTCTATCGTAAAATCGGTTTTATCGAAAACCAAACTACTACAATGGTATTACAAAATAATTATCTTCATACCGAAGATTTATTTACCGAGTCTCAAAGTTTGGAAACGATACCTCTAAAGTAGTTGAAATGGGGATAATATTTTGAATAGTAATTTTTCCCCCCATTACTTCTATTAAAGTAGAAGCTAAACTCATTTTCAGTCCTGCAGATAATTCAGGATTTTGATTAAGTTTCTCTATTTCTGTCAAAGGCAATTCACTAAAATTAATTGACTCACTAAAAATATATTCATCATAGGGTAATGATAATTTAATAGTAGTGTTTTGATCTTGACTTTCAGCACTTAAAAGAATAGTAGCTAACTCAAAATGAGCGATAACTACCTCTAGTAAATAACAGAATCCTTGCAGTAGTTTTTCTTGATCAACATAAAGAAAACAATCAATCATATTTTGATCTAAAACTAGATTGATGTTACCATTAAAGGCTTGAATTTCCATTATTCTTATTAAAGAAGCCAGAAACTCTTTACTTCTAATAATTTTTAAATCTAAAGATAATTTACCTACATTAAGTTTAGATACTTCGATGACTTGATCCATCAAATTAAGTAGTTTTTTAGCATAGTCATAAGCATTTTTGATAAACTCTTTTTCTTCTTGAGGATTTTCGCACAAATCATTAAGTATTAACTGATGTAAGCTCATTAAACTGCCGAGGGGCGCTCTTATTTCGTGCGCTACTCTACCTAAAAAACCAGCATGAAAGTTAGCATTTTGTACGGCATTTTGATAGGCTATTTTTGTTGCTTTCAACTCTTGTTTTAACTCAGTGTCACTCATAACTTTCGATTTATTAATATATTAGAAACAGAGAATTTAAACTTTTTATTAAAAAAGTATAGTTTTGGGTAAATTATAATCCTAAAGTTCTAAAACTAAACAATTTTCTTGAATCATCAATCAATTTTTATTTAAAAAAAACACATATATAGCGATTCCAAATCAAGTCTGCTGAGAAAATGCAATCGTTAGGTGTAGGGCAAAGGTTAAAATTGTTATATATCAAAGACTTTGGCTTACTAACTGTAGTTTATACTAAATGTGGAAAAGAATAAAAAACGGGAACATAGAAAAGGAAAATAGAGAGAAAATAGGCCTTGCTAATTTTAGATATGAAAAGACTTAAAATACATCTTCTCTCCTGCGAAAAAGTGTTAGTACATTTTTGAACTTTAGATAGTGAATCAATAATGATACTGAATATTTTAACCTTTGTTTTGTTTCCTTCATCTTACCAAACTAAAAAGCTAATTGAGATAAACGAGCTTGTAGCATGGCAGGAAAAAGATTGTAATAACGTTGGTTGAGGGGCGAAGGATGGGGAAGAGGATAAATGGTAACTTTTTTTTGGTAGGATTTGCCCACTTTATCAGTGGCAATTAGGTTCACCTCAATACTTTGATGATAACGTTGATCGGCATTACTCCAAAAATTATTAAAAGTTTCTTTATCGCTATAGTTTTGATACCATTTGAAGGCTTCTGTGCCTAAAGTAATAATTTGATTTCCCTGCCAATGAATGGTTAAAAATTGTTCAATAAAAGGGCGAAATCTTTTTTTAACTTTTACCGAATAGGCTTTGTTTTCAGGTGGTTTATAAGGCACTGTATTCGTTAAAATTGCTCTTTCTGCAATGGTATTTAATTTAGATTGCTCATTAGTTTTTTCTCGGTGGATAGCCTGATAAAATACTTGGCGAACTAATGTACCAGCTTGACCGATTAACGGTTGACCAGCCATAACTTCATCTCTGCCTAAATCTCGACCGAAAAAGCAAATATTACTTTTTAGATTACCATAATATAAAATAGGTTTTGTGGCTTCTTTTTTCGCTGATTGATATATAGCTAAATCGAGAGGAAATTCTTCCCTTTTTGCTTCTTTTTCGATGTCTTGGATTAATTCTTCTAAAGTTATATTTACCATTTTCTTGAATAGTTAATTATGTTGGATTGAAAATTATTATCTTAAATTTATTGTTTATTTATAATTTTTTTTACAAAAAATTGATATTTATGATATTGTCTAAATAATAAAAAACTATTTACTTTTAGTCTGATATAAAGGCATTAGTAATATATTCTTTATAAGTTCTACATTGACAAAAAAGAGAAAAAAAGTCAAGAAAAATTTATTTTTTATGATCTCAATCTCTGTAAGGGTAGAATAATATTTAATCTCTATGAGAGATAGTCATTTAAAATGACAATGACAAGTTTTCGTACTATTAATAATAATCGCAAAATATCAAATACTGGGCAATTTCCAACGTAAAAATTTTGAAATTTGTCTCAATCTGAATCGAAATAACTATAATAGAAAATAATTTAGGACTGCTATAGAATGAATTATCAAGAAAAAGTAGATAAACTAAAAGACCAATTACAAAAAGCAAGTTATGCTTATTATGTGTTAGATCATCCTATCATGGAAGATAGTATTTATGATCAACTTTATCGAGAGTTATTATCTATAGAAAATGAATATCCTGAATTAATAACTCCAGATAGCCCCACTCAAAGAGTAGGAGATAAATTATCCAGTCAATTTCCTTCAGTTTCTCATAATATACCTCTTTATAGTTTAGATAATGCCTTTAATTTTCAAGAGTTGGAAGATTGGCAAAAAAGATGCCAAAAATTATTAACAGAAGTAGTTAACTTTGATTATATTTGTGAGTTAAAAATTGATGGTAGCGCCCTTGCCCTTACTTATGAAAATGGTGTATTAGTAAGAGGTTTAACCAGAGGAGACGGCAAAATAGGAGAAGATATTACCCATAATATTAGAACCATCAAAACTATACCATTAAAACTACACAGCGCCCCTCACCCAAGCATTTTAGAAGTGAGAGGGGAGGCTTTTTTACCACTAGATGAATTTATCAGAATTAACCAATTAAGAGCAGAAAATAATGAGAGTTTATTTGCTAATCCTCGTAATGCTACGGCTGGAACATTAAGACAATTAGACCCTCAAATTGTCAGCGCCCGTCGCCTACAATTTTTCGCCTATAATCTTTACATTCCCGAAAATGATCTAATCATTAATAGTCAAAAAGAAGCCTTAGATTAT
The nucleotide sequence above comes from Cyanobacterium sp. T60_A2020_053. Encoded proteins:
- a CDS encoding uracil-DNA glycosylase; the encoded protein is MVNITLEELIQDIEKEAKREEFPLDLAIYQSAKKEATKPILYYGNLKSNICFFGRDLGRDEVMAGQPLIGQAGTLVRQVFYQAIHREKTNEQSKLNTIAERAILTNTVPYKPPENKAYSVKVKKRFRPFIEQFLTIHWQGNQIITLGTEAFKWYQNYSDKETFNNFWSNADQRYHQSIEVNLIATDKVGKSYQKKVTIYPLPHPSPLNQRYYNLFPAMLQARLSQLAF
- a CDS encoding HAMP domain-containing histidine kinase, with the translated sequence MSDTELKQELKATKIAYQNAVQNANFHAGFLGRVAHEIRAPLGSLMSLHQLILNDLCENPQEEKEFIKNAYDYAKKLLNLMDQVIEVSKLNVGKLSLDLKIIRSKEFLASLIRIMEIQAFNGNINLVLDQNMIDCFLYVDQEKLLQGFCYLLEVVIAHFELATILLSAESQDQNTTIKLSLPYDEYIFSESINFSELPLTEIEKLNQNPELSAGLKMSLASTLIEVMGGKITIQNIIPISTTLEVSFPNFETR
- a CDS encoding GNAT family N-acetyltransferase codes for the protein MNFSHIEFSTEKERIDLLQLLALYHKTAFWAENRCLEDLRIAITHSNPIVSVWDNQKLIGSARATSDGIYRATIWDVVIDPEYQGFGLGRKLVETIISHPLVNRVERVYLTTTHQQNFYRKIGFIENQTTTMVLQNNYLHTEDLFTESQSLETIPLK